The following proteins are encoded in a genomic region of Gossypium hirsutum isolate 1008001.06 chromosome D05, Gossypium_hirsutum_v2.1, whole genome shotgun sequence:
- the LOC107903920 gene encoding transcription factor BIM2 isoform X1 translates to MRTGKQSQEEEEYEEEEFGSKKQGPSSNQIMSGNAINNSNKGGKNSDKANAIRSKHSVTEQRRRSKINERFQVLRDIIPNTDQKRDTASFLLEVIEYVQFLQEKVKKYEGSYQEWNSEPAKLMPWRNSHWRVQSFVGQQQAIKNGSDPGSAFAGKFNENNININPTIIASAQNPVESDPVRDTMSKAMDQQPELGSRGMPLPIQGDNMLVHPLQRPVSEAQPTECFIGNDTVNQQEDLTIEGGTINISSVYSEELLNSLTQALQSAGLDLSQANISVQIDLGKHANRGLTSGTSAKDPQSAPFQAMTHHRDVSNGEESDHAQKRMKK, encoded by the exons atgagAACAGGAAAGCAAAGTCAAGAGGAGGAAGAGTACGAGGAAGAAGAGTTTGGTTCCAAAAAACAAGGCCCATCTTCTAATCAAATTATGTCCGGAAACGCCATTAACAACTCCAACAAAG GTGGGAAGAACAGTGATAAGGCTAACGCTATAAGATCGAAACACTCGGTTACCGAGCAGAGGAGGAGGAGCAAGATTAATGAAAG GTTTCAAGTATTGAGAGATATAATTCCGAACACCGATCAAAAAAGAGATACGGCTTCATTCCTGCTAGAG GTGATAGAGTATGTCCAATTTCTACAGGAGAAGGTTAAAAAATATGAGGGTTCATACCAGGAATGGAATTCTGAGCCCGCAAAATTAATGCCATGG AGAAATAGTCACTGGCGTGTTCAGAGTTTTGTCGGTCAACAACAAGCTATTAAAAATGGTTCTGATCCGGGGTCAGCATTTGCCGGGAAGTTCAATGAGAATAACATCAATATCAATCCCACGATAATCGCAAGTGCACAAAATCCTGTAGAATCTGATCCTGTCAGAGACACTATGTCCAAAGCTATGGATCAGCAACCAGAGTTGGGAAGCAGGGGAATGCCTCTGCCCATCCAAGGTGATAATATGCTTGTGCATCCCCTTCAGAGACCAGTCTCTGAGGCTCAACCGACTGAGTGCTTTATTGGCAATGATACAGTGAACCAACAGGAAGATCTGACTATTGAAGGAGGAACAATTAACATCTCTAGTGTCTACTCCGAAGA GTTATTGAACTCTCTGACACAAGCACTGCAGAGTGCGGGTTTGGATCTGTCACAGGCCAACATCTCTGTTCAGATCGATCTCGGAAAGCATGCTAATAGGGGGCTAACATCAGGAACATCGGCCAAG GATCCGCAGAGTGCCCCATTTCAGGCAATGACCCATCATAGAGATGTGAGCAACGGAGAGGAATCCGATCATGCTCAAAAGCGGATGAAGAAATGA
- the LOC107903920 gene encoding transcription factor BIM2 isoform X2 — protein MRTGKQSQEEEEYEEEEFGSKKQGPSSNQIMSGNAINNSNKGGKNSDKANAIRSKHSVTEQRRRSKINERFQVLRDIIPNTDQKRDTASFLLEVIEYVQFLQEKVKKYEGSYQEWNSEPAKLMPWRNSHWRVQSFVGQQQAIKNGSDPGSAFAGKFNENNININPTIIASAQNPVESDPVRDTMSKAMDQQPELGSRGMPLPIQGDNMLVHPLQRPVSEAQPTECFIGNDTVNQQEDLTIEGGTINISSVYSEELLNSLTQALQSAGLDLSQANISVQIDLGKHANRGLTSGTSAKAMTHHRDVSNGEESDHAQKRMKK, from the exons atgagAACAGGAAAGCAAAGTCAAGAGGAGGAAGAGTACGAGGAAGAAGAGTTTGGTTCCAAAAAACAAGGCCCATCTTCTAATCAAATTATGTCCGGAAACGCCATTAACAACTCCAACAAAG GTGGGAAGAACAGTGATAAGGCTAACGCTATAAGATCGAAACACTCGGTTACCGAGCAGAGGAGGAGGAGCAAGATTAATGAAAG GTTTCAAGTATTGAGAGATATAATTCCGAACACCGATCAAAAAAGAGATACGGCTTCATTCCTGCTAGAG GTGATAGAGTATGTCCAATTTCTACAGGAGAAGGTTAAAAAATATGAGGGTTCATACCAGGAATGGAATTCTGAGCCCGCAAAATTAATGCCATGG AGAAATAGTCACTGGCGTGTTCAGAGTTTTGTCGGTCAACAACAAGCTATTAAAAATGGTTCTGATCCGGGGTCAGCATTTGCCGGGAAGTTCAATGAGAATAACATCAATATCAATCCCACGATAATCGCAAGTGCACAAAATCCTGTAGAATCTGATCCTGTCAGAGACACTATGTCCAAAGCTATGGATCAGCAACCAGAGTTGGGAAGCAGGGGAATGCCTCTGCCCATCCAAGGTGATAATATGCTTGTGCATCCCCTTCAGAGACCAGTCTCTGAGGCTCAACCGACTGAGTGCTTTATTGGCAATGATACAGTGAACCAACAGGAAGATCTGACTATTGAAGGAGGAACAATTAACATCTCTAGTGTCTACTCCGAAGA GTTATTGAACTCTCTGACACAAGCACTGCAGAGTGCGGGTTTGGATCTGTCACAGGCCAACATCTCTGTTCAGATCGATCTCGGAAAGCATGCTAATAGGGGGCTAACATCAGGAACATCGGCCAAG GCAATGACCCATCATAGAGATGTGAGCAACGGAGAGGAATCCGATCATGCTCAAAAGCGGATGAAGAAATGA
- the LOC107903920 gene encoding transcription factor BIM2 isoform X3, with the protein MRTGKQSQEEEEYEEEEFGSKKQGPSSNQIMSGNAINNSNKGGKNSDKANAIRSKHSVTEQRRRSKINERFQVLRDIIPNTDQKRDTASFLLEVIEYVQFLQEKVKKYEGSYQEWNSEPAKLMPWRNSHWRVQSFVGQQQAIKNGSDPGSAFAGKFNENNININPTIIASAQNPVESDPVRDTMSKAMDQQPELGSRGMPLPIQVNQQEDLTIEGGTINISSVYSEELLNSLTQALQSAGLDLSQANISVQIDLGKHANRGLTSGTSAKDPQSAPFQAMTHHRDVSNGEESDHAQKRMKK; encoded by the exons atgagAACAGGAAAGCAAAGTCAAGAGGAGGAAGAGTACGAGGAAGAAGAGTTTGGTTCCAAAAAACAAGGCCCATCTTCTAATCAAATTATGTCCGGAAACGCCATTAACAACTCCAACAAAG GTGGGAAGAACAGTGATAAGGCTAACGCTATAAGATCGAAACACTCGGTTACCGAGCAGAGGAGGAGGAGCAAGATTAATGAAAG GTTTCAAGTATTGAGAGATATAATTCCGAACACCGATCAAAAAAGAGATACGGCTTCATTCCTGCTAGAG GTGATAGAGTATGTCCAATTTCTACAGGAGAAGGTTAAAAAATATGAGGGTTCATACCAGGAATGGAATTCTGAGCCCGCAAAATTAATGCCATGG AGAAATAGTCACTGGCGTGTTCAGAGTTTTGTCGGTCAACAACAAGCTATTAAAAATGGTTCTGATCCGGGGTCAGCATTTGCCGGGAAGTTCAATGAGAATAACATCAATATCAATCCCACGATAATCGCAAGTGCACAAAATCCTGTAGAATCTGATCCTGTCAGAGACACTATGTCCAAAGCTATGGATCAGCAACCAGAGTTGGGAAGCAGGGGAATGCCTCTGCCCATCCAAG TGAACCAACAGGAAGATCTGACTATTGAAGGAGGAACAATTAACATCTCTAGTGTCTACTCCGAAGA GTTATTGAACTCTCTGACACAAGCACTGCAGAGTGCGGGTTTGGATCTGTCACAGGCCAACATCTCTGTTCAGATCGATCTCGGAAAGCATGCTAATAGGGGGCTAACATCAGGAACATCGGCCAAG GATCCGCAGAGTGCCCCATTTCAGGCAATGACCCATCATAGAGATGTGAGCAACGGAGAGGAATCCGATCATGCTCAAAAGCGGATGAAGAAATGA